From one Rosa rugosa chromosome 4, drRosRugo1.1, whole genome shotgun sequence genomic stretch:
- the LOC133743120 gene encoding protein NRT1/ PTR FAMILY 5.10-like isoform X3, with protein sequence MATSREESPETQNPLIDDVVDSAADYKGHPVHRSTSGGWRSASFIIGVEVAERFAYYGISSNLITFLTGPLGQSTVTAAENVNIWSGTAQLLPLLGAFVADSFLGRYRTIIVASLLYILVCRFHQFLFSALLFLQGLGLLTVSAMLTSSELQIVLFFFSLYLVAVAQGGHKPCVQAFGADQFDGQDPEECKAKSSFFNWWYFGMNAGILLTFSVLIYIQDNLSWGLGFGIPCVVMVLGMIIFVSGTRTYRYSIQGEEESPFVRIGKVFVAALRNRRTSPSAIASEEESRGTLPDQRSEQFKLLNKALLAPDHLKKNGKVCTIAEVEEAKAVLRLFPIWATCLPYAIVCAQSSTFFTKQGATMDRTIVPGFDIPAASLQSFICLAIMMIIPIYDRIFVPMARAFTREPFGITKLQRIGTGMFFSIISMVVAALVEMKRLQTAKDYDLVDLPSATIPMSIWWLVPQYFLYGLADVFTIVGLQEFFYDQVPNELRSMGLALYLSIFGVGNFLSSFLISIIEEATSWGGHTSWFSDNLNLAHLDYFYWLLAALCGVGLLAYMYFAKSYIYNRASTI encoded by the exons ATGGCTACTTCTCGCGAAGAATCTCCGGAGACCCAAAACCCACTCATAGACGACGTCGTAGACAGCGCCGCTGACTACAAAGGCCATCCGGTCCACAGATCCACCTCCGGCGGTTGGCGTTCCGCATCCTTCATAATAG GGGTGGAAGTTGCGGAGAGGTTCGCGTACTATGGGATTAGCTCTAATCTGATAACGTTTCTGACGGGGCCGCTGGGACAGTCGACGGTGACGGCGGCGGAGAATGTGAACATATGGTCCGGAACGGCGCAGTTGCTTCCTCTACTGGGAGCATTCGTGGCGGATTCTTTTCTGGGTCGCTATCGCACTATTATTGTTGCTTCTCTCCTCTACATTTTGGTCTGTCGCTTTCATCAGTTTCTTTTTTCCGCTCTATTATTTTTGC AGGGACTCGGCTTGTTGACCGTGTCGGCCATGCTTACTTCTTCTGAGCTTCAAATAGTgttattcttcttctctctaTATCTAGTAGCAGTTGCGCAAGGTGGACACAAGCCCTGTGTTCAGGCTTTCGGCGCAGATCAGTTTGATGGACAAGATCCAGAGGAGTGCAAAGCGAAAAGCTCATTCTTCAATTGGTGGTACTTTGGTATGAATGCAGGCATACTATTGACATTCTCGGTATTGATCTACATACAGGACAATCTAAGCTGGGGTCTGGGTTTTGGAATTCCTTGTGTTGTGATGGTCCTTGGAATGATTATTTTTGTCAGTGGAACTAGGACATACCGGTATAGCATCCAAGGGGAGGAGGAAAGCCCATTTGTGAGAATTGGCAAGGTTTTTGTTGCTGCATTAAGGAACCGGCGAACTAGTCCTTCAGCAATAGCTTCTGAAGAGGAATCCCGTGGAACCTTGCCTGATCAAAGGTCTGAACAATTCAA GCTCCTCAACAAAGCCTTGCTTGCACCAGATCATTTGAAGAAAAACGGGAAGGTGTGTACCATCGCTGAGGTTGAGGAAGCAAAGGCTGTTCTGAGGCTGTTTCCAATATGGGCTACATGCTTGCCATATGCAATTGTATGTGCACAGTCCAGTACTTTCTTCACCAAGCAAGGTGCTACCATGGACAGAACTATTGTGCCCGGTTTTGACATACCAGCTGCTTCACTTCAGTCATTTATCTGCCTTGCCATAATGATGATCATACCCATTTATGACCGCATTTTTGTTCCAATGGCAAGAGCTTTCACCAGAGAACCCTTTGGCATTACAAAGCTACAAAGAATCGGAACTGGGATGTTTTTCTCTATCATATCTATGGTCGTTGCAGCTTTAGTTGAGATGAAAAGGCTCCAAACTGCCAAAGATTATGATCTGGTTGATCTGCCAAGTGCCACAATTCCAATGAGTATTTGGTGGTTGGTTCCTCAGTACTTTTTGTATGGACTAGCCGATGTTTTCACCATTGTTGGTCTACAAGAGTTCTTCTATGATCAGGTACCAAATGAATTAAGAAGCATGGGACTTGCCCTCTACCTCAGTATATTTGGTGTGGGAAACTTTCTGAGCAGCTTTCTTATCTCTATTATTGAGGAAGCAACCAGTTGGGGAGGCCACACTAGCTGGTTTTCCGACAACCTTAATCTTGCACATCTTGATTACTTTTACTGGTTACTAGCAGCACTCTGTGGAGTAGGATTGTTGGCCTACATGTATTTTGCAAAATCTTACATTTACAATAGGGCTAGTACAATATAA
- the LOC133743120 gene encoding protein NRT1/ PTR FAMILY 5.10-like isoform X1 produces MATSREESPETQNPLIDDVVDSAADYKGHPVHRSTSGGWRSASFIIGVEVAERFAYYGISSNLITFLTGPLGQSTVTAAENVNIWSGTAQLLPLLGAFVADSFLGRYRTIIVASLLYILGLGLLTVSAMLTSSELQIVLFFFSLYLVAVAQGGHKPCVQAFGADQFDGQDPEECKAKSSFFNWWYFGMNAGILLTFSVLIYIQDNLSWGLGFGIPCVVMVLGMIIFVSGTRTYRYSIQGEEESPFVRIGKVFVAALRNRRTSPSAIASEEESRGTLPDQRSEQFKLLNKALLAPDHLKKNGKVCTIAEVEEAKAVLRLFPIWATCLPYAIVCAQSSTFFTKQGATMDRTIVPGFDIPAASLQSFICLAIMMIIPIYDRIFVPMARAFTREPFGITKLQRIGTGMFFSIISMVVAALVEMKRLQTAKDYDLVDLPSATIPMSIWWLVPQYFLYGLADVFTIVGLQEFFYDQVPNELRSMGLALYLSIFGVGNFLSSFLISIIEEATSWGGHTSWFSDNLNLAHLDYFYWLLAALCGVGLLAYMYFAKSYIYNRASTI; encoded by the exons ATGGCTACTTCTCGCGAAGAATCTCCGGAGACCCAAAACCCACTCATAGACGACGTCGTAGACAGCGCCGCTGACTACAAAGGCCATCCGGTCCACAGATCCACCTCCGGCGGTTGGCGTTCCGCATCCTTCATAATAG GGGTGGAAGTTGCGGAGAGGTTCGCGTACTATGGGATTAGCTCTAATCTGATAACGTTTCTGACGGGGCCGCTGGGACAGTCGACGGTGACGGCGGCGGAGAATGTGAACATATGGTCCGGAACGGCGCAGTTGCTTCCTCTACTGGGAGCATTCGTGGCGGATTCTTTTCTGGGTCGCTATCGCACTATTATTGTTGCTTCTCTCCTCTACATTTTG GGACTCGGCTTGTTGACCGTGTCGGCCATGCTTACTTCTTCTGAGCTTCAAATAGTgttattcttcttctctctaTATCTAGTAGCAGTTGCGCAAGGTGGACACAAGCCCTGTGTTCAGGCTTTCGGCGCAGATCAGTTTGATGGACAAGATCCAGAGGAGTGCAAAGCGAAAAGCTCATTCTTCAATTGGTGGTACTTTGGTATGAATGCAGGCATACTATTGACATTCTCGGTATTGATCTACATACAGGACAATCTAAGCTGGGGTCTGGGTTTTGGAATTCCTTGTGTTGTGATGGTCCTTGGAATGATTATTTTTGTCAGTGGAACTAGGACATACCGGTATAGCATCCAAGGGGAGGAGGAAAGCCCATTTGTGAGAATTGGCAAGGTTTTTGTTGCTGCATTAAGGAACCGGCGAACTAGTCCTTCAGCAATAGCTTCTGAAGAGGAATCCCGTGGAACCTTGCCTGATCAAAGGTCTGAACAATTCAA GCTCCTCAACAAAGCCTTGCTTGCACCAGATCATTTGAAGAAAAACGGGAAGGTGTGTACCATCGCTGAGGTTGAGGAAGCAAAGGCTGTTCTGAGGCTGTTTCCAATATGGGCTACATGCTTGCCATATGCAATTGTATGTGCACAGTCCAGTACTTTCTTCACCAAGCAAGGTGCTACCATGGACAGAACTATTGTGCCCGGTTTTGACATACCAGCTGCTTCACTTCAGTCATTTATCTGCCTTGCCATAATGATGATCATACCCATTTATGACCGCATTTTTGTTCCAATGGCAAGAGCTTTCACCAGAGAACCCTTTGGCATTACAAAGCTACAAAGAATCGGAACTGGGATGTTTTTCTCTATCATATCTATGGTCGTTGCAGCTTTAGTTGAGATGAAAAGGCTCCAAACTGCCAAAGATTATGATCTGGTTGATCTGCCAAGTGCCACAATTCCAATGAGTATTTGGTGGTTGGTTCCTCAGTACTTTTTGTATGGACTAGCCGATGTTTTCACCATTGTTGGTCTACAAGAGTTCTTCTATGATCAGGTACCAAATGAATTAAGAAGCATGGGACTTGCCCTCTACCTCAGTATATTTGGTGTGGGAAACTTTCTGAGCAGCTTTCTTATCTCTATTATTGAGGAAGCAACCAGTTGGGGAGGCCACACTAGCTGGTTTTCCGACAACCTTAATCTTGCACATCTTGATTACTTTTACTGGTTACTAGCAGCACTCTGTGGAGTAGGATTGTTGGCCTACATGTATTTTGCAAAATCTTACATTTACAATAGGGCTAGTACAATATAA
- the LOC133743120 gene encoding protein NRT1/ PTR FAMILY 5.10-like isoform X2 — translation MATSREESPETQNPLIDDVVDSAADYKGHPVHRSTSGGWRSASFIIGVEVAERFAYYGISSNLITFLTGPLGQSTVTAAENVNIWSGTAQLLPLLGAFVADSFLGRYRTIIVASLLYILGLGLLTVSAMLTSSELQIVLFFFSLYLVAVAQGGHKPCVQAFGADQFDGQDPEECKAKSSFFNWWYFGMNAGILLTFSVLIYIQDNLSWGLGFGIPCVVMVLGMIIFVSGTRTYRYSIQGEEESPFVRIGKVFVAALRNRRTSPSAIASEEESRGTLPDQRLLNKALLAPDHLKKNGKVCTIAEVEEAKAVLRLFPIWATCLPYAIVCAQSSTFFTKQGATMDRTIVPGFDIPAASLQSFICLAIMMIIPIYDRIFVPMARAFTREPFGITKLQRIGTGMFFSIISMVVAALVEMKRLQTAKDYDLVDLPSATIPMSIWWLVPQYFLYGLADVFTIVGLQEFFYDQVPNELRSMGLALYLSIFGVGNFLSSFLISIIEEATSWGGHTSWFSDNLNLAHLDYFYWLLAALCGVGLLAYMYFAKSYIYNRASTI, via the exons ATGGCTACTTCTCGCGAAGAATCTCCGGAGACCCAAAACCCACTCATAGACGACGTCGTAGACAGCGCCGCTGACTACAAAGGCCATCCGGTCCACAGATCCACCTCCGGCGGTTGGCGTTCCGCATCCTTCATAATAG GGGTGGAAGTTGCGGAGAGGTTCGCGTACTATGGGATTAGCTCTAATCTGATAACGTTTCTGACGGGGCCGCTGGGACAGTCGACGGTGACGGCGGCGGAGAATGTGAACATATGGTCCGGAACGGCGCAGTTGCTTCCTCTACTGGGAGCATTCGTGGCGGATTCTTTTCTGGGTCGCTATCGCACTATTATTGTTGCTTCTCTCCTCTACATTTTG GGACTCGGCTTGTTGACCGTGTCGGCCATGCTTACTTCTTCTGAGCTTCAAATAGTgttattcttcttctctctaTATCTAGTAGCAGTTGCGCAAGGTGGACACAAGCCCTGTGTTCAGGCTTTCGGCGCAGATCAGTTTGATGGACAAGATCCAGAGGAGTGCAAAGCGAAAAGCTCATTCTTCAATTGGTGGTACTTTGGTATGAATGCAGGCATACTATTGACATTCTCGGTATTGATCTACATACAGGACAATCTAAGCTGGGGTCTGGGTTTTGGAATTCCTTGTGTTGTGATGGTCCTTGGAATGATTATTTTTGTCAGTGGAACTAGGACATACCGGTATAGCATCCAAGGGGAGGAGGAAAGCCCATTTGTGAGAATTGGCAAGGTTTTTGTTGCTGCATTAAGGAACCGGCGAACTAGTCCTTCAGCAATAGCTTCTGAAGAGGAATCCCGTGGAACCTTGCCTGATCAAAG GCTCCTCAACAAAGCCTTGCTTGCACCAGATCATTTGAAGAAAAACGGGAAGGTGTGTACCATCGCTGAGGTTGAGGAAGCAAAGGCTGTTCTGAGGCTGTTTCCAATATGGGCTACATGCTTGCCATATGCAATTGTATGTGCACAGTCCAGTACTTTCTTCACCAAGCAAGGTGCTACCATGGACAGAACTATTGTGCCCGGTTTTGACATACCAGCTGCTTCACTTCAGTCATTTATCTGCCTTGCCATAATGATGATCATACCCATTTATGACCGCATTTTTGTTCCAATGGCAAGAGCTTTCACCAGAGAACCCTTTGGCATTACAAAGCTACAAAGAATCGGAACTGGGATGTTTTTCTCTATCATATCTATGGTCGTTGCAGCTTTAGTTGAGATGAAAAGGCTCCAAACTGCCAAAGATTATGATCTGGTTGATCTGCCAAGTGCCACAATTCCAATGAGTATTTGGTGGTTGGTTCCTCAGTACTTTTTGTATGGACTAGCCGATGTTTTCACCATTGTTGGTCTACAAGAGTTCTTCTATGATCAGGTACCAAATGAATTAAGAAGCATGGGACTTGCCCTCTACCTCAGTATATTTGGTGTGGGAAACTTTCTGAGCAGCTTTCTTATCTCTATTATTGAGGAAGCAACCAGTTGGGGAGGCCACACTAGCTGGTTTTCCGACAACCTTAATCTTGCACATCTTGATTACTTTTACTGGTTACTAGCAGCACTCTGTGGAGTAGGATTGTTGGCCTACATGTATTTTGCAAAATCTTACATTTACAATAGGGCTAGTACAATATAA